A window of the Ardenticatenales bacterium genome harbors these coding sequences:
- a CDS encoding four helix bundle protein: protein MRERLEEANLHKGAARRERLLLADESLARVRLYLRLAARMGWLSPGQYRHVAEMEVEIGRMLGGWLKSVS, encoded by the coding sequence TTGCGCGAACGGCTGGAAGAGGCTAATCTACATAAAGGCGCGGCGCGGCGGGAAAGGCTGCTGCTGGCTGACGAATCCCTGGCTCGTGTGCGTCTCTATCTGCGGCTGGCGGCGCGCATGGGGTGGCTTTCCCCCGGCCAGTACCGTCATGTCGCGGAAATGGAAGTAGAAATCGGGCGTATGCTCGGTGGATGGCTAAAAAGCGTCTCCTGA
- a CDS encoding SIS domain-containing protein encodes MARSRLLQHIDSLPALMADLIMPLARAVAAVVPASRCAQISRVFLTGCGDSHHAAVGAALAFRQFAHVSCIPLTALSCSRYHAPYLADSRRAGETDLLVAISVSGGVTRTIEALDLCRQAGAWTLAITGNDQTPLAQAGESVIETRVPPLPADTPEIVVPGMRSYVASQLALYLLAIQLGQGRGHLTKMAADSLRWEIAGMANNAAQTIANCDPRAHALCQTWTDATHFVFCGGGPNYGAALFNAAKMLEASGDPALAQDMEEWAHLQYFSREPHTPTLLISAGAADNDRVQEIAIAATTIGRRVALIAPTTTAAADTLPLQNTLPIAAPVRECFSPLLTTLPGALLAAHRAAETGEPYFRAFGGGRSIEGGGGISRIRTSHRQTRLNQP; translated from the coding sequence ATGGCTCGCTCACGCTTGCTGCAACACATTGATTCCCTGCCCGCGCTGATGGCCGACCTCATCATGCCATTGGCGCGGGCCGTGGCCGCCGTTGTGCCGGCATCTCGCTGCGCTCAAATTAGCCGTGTCTTCCTCACCGGCTGTGGCGACAGCCACCACGCCGCCGTGGGCGCCGCCCTTGCCTTCCGCCAATTCGCGCACGTCTCCTGCATCCCCCTCACCGCCCTCTCCTGCAGCCGCTACCACGCCCCCTATCTCGCAGATTCCCGCCGCGCCGGTGAAACGGACCTGCTCGTTGCCATTTCCGTCAGCGGCGGTGTCACCCGCACCATTGAAGCACTCGATTTATGCCGGCAGGCAGGCGCATGGACCCTGGCAATCACCGGCAACGACCAAACCCCGCTGGCGCAAGCCGGCGAGAGCGTCATCGAAACCCGCGTCCCCCCACTGCCCGCCGATACCCCCGAGATCGTCGTCCCCGGTATGCGCAGCTACGTTGCCTCCCAGTTGGCCCTCTACCTCCTGGCGATTCAACTGGGACAGGGACGCGGCCACCTAACAAAGATGGCTGCTGATAGTTTGCGTTGGGAAATTGCCGGCATGGCCAACAACGCCGCCCAAACTATCGCCAACTGCGACCCGCGCGCCCACGCGCTCTGCCAAACATGGACAGACGCCACCCACTTCGTCTTCTGCGGCGGCGGCCCCAACTACGGCGCAGCCCTTTTCAACGCCGCCAAAATGCTAGAAGCCAGCGGCGACCCCGCCCTGGCGCAAGACATGGAAGAGTGGGCACATCTGCAATACTTCAGCCGCGAGCCACACACCCCCACCCTCCTCATCTCCGCCGGCGCGGCGGACAACGACCGCGTCCAAGAAATCGCCATCGCCGCCACCACCATCGGCCGGCGCGTCGCCCTCATCGCCCCCACAACCACGGCGGCCGCCGACACCCTCCCCTTACAAAACACCCTCCCCATTGCCGCGCCCGTGCGCGAATGCTTCTCCCCCCTCCTCACCACCTTGCCGGGCGCGCTCCTCGCCGCCCACCGCGCCGCGGAAACCGGCGAACCCTACTTCCGCGCCTTTGGCGGCGGGCGCAGCATCGAAGGCGGCGGCGGCATCTCCCGTATCCGCACCAGCCACCGCCAGACCCGGTTAAACCAGCCATGA
- a CDS encoding mechanosensitive ion channel codes for MQEIWQNMQVLIITYGLRILGALLILVLGRWAAGFFSRLTAKLMRQAKMDTTLTRFAQSIVNVGILVFAILAALNAVGIQNTSIVAFVGAAGLAIGLALEGALANFAAGALILVFRPFKVGQLVEVAGIFGYVEEIQIFNTVVVTLDNKTVIVPNGQVTGGPITNYSQRGVIRLDMIFGIGYSDDLRKAQNILQDILENEPLVVKEPRSTVAVMELADSSVNFAVRPYVKPDDYWPAHFAITKQVKLRFDAEGISIPFPQRDVHLFSQN; via the coding sequence ATGCAAGAAATCTGGCAAAACATGCAGGTATTGATCATCACGTACGGGCTGCGCATCCTCGGCGCTTTGCTGATTCTCGTGCTTGGACGGTGGGCCGCGGGCTTCTTCTCCCGCCTGACGGCAAAGCTCATGCGACAGGCAAAAATGGACACAACGCTGACCCGATTCGCGCAAAGTATCGTGAACGTGGGCATCCTCGTTTTTGCCATTCTGGCCGCCCTGAATGCCGTAGGCATCCAGAACACGTCCATCGTGGCCTTTGTCGGCGCGGCGGGGTTGGCGATTGGGCTGGCGCTGGAAGGGGCGCTGGCGAATTTCGCCGCCGGTGCGCTGATTCTTGTGTTTCGTCCGTTCAAAGTAGGGCAGTTGGTGGAAGTTGCCGGCATTTTCGGCTACGTCGAAGAAATCCAAATCTTTAACACCGTCGTCGTCACACTCGATAACAAAACCGTCATCGTCCCTAACGGACAGGTCACGGGCGGCCCCATCACCAATTACTCGCAGCGTGGCGTCATCCGCCTGGACATGATCTTCGGCATTGGCTACAGTGACGACCTGCGCAAAGCTCAAAACATCCTCCAAGACATCCTGGAAAACGAACCCCTGGTCGTCAAAGAACCTCGCTCCACCGTGGCCGTCATGGAATTGGCCGACAGCAGCGTCAACTTCGCCGTCCGCCCCTACGTCAAGCCCGACGACTATTGGCCCGCCCACTTCGCCATCACCAAACAGGTGAAGCTGCGCTTCGACGCCGAAGGCATCTCCATCCCCTTCCCACAGCGCGACGTACATCTCTTCTCGCAGAACTGA
- a CDS encoding DUF4342 domain-containing protein: MSDNVMQDEINVEQIKMEEEMGTHAETEAGKTWTEEMNVAAGELVETVKKLVHEAGVRRVVIRKKDGTTLLQVPLLMGLGGIALLPTYAALAIVAALATDHAILVVRVEKAQAA, from the coding sequence ATGAGTGACAATGTGATGCAAGACGAAATTAATGTTGAGCAGATTAAGATGGAAGAAGAAATGGGCACGCACGCGGAGACCGAAGCCGGGAAGACCTGGACCGAAGAGATGAACGTAGCCGCGGGCGAACTCGTGGAGACGGTGAAGAAGTTGGTACACGAGGCCGGCGTGCGACGTGTTGTTATCCGCAAGAAGGACGGCACGACGCTGTTGCAAGTGCCCTTGCTGATGGGTCTGGGTGGCATTGCCTTGCTGCCTACTTACGCGGCGCTGGCGATTGTGGCGGCGCTGGCCACGGATCACGCGATTCTGGTGGTGCGTGTGGAGAAGGCGCAAGCGGCTTAA
- a CDS encoding ThiF family adenylyltransferase, which translates to MTTPIVITDPDTDRYHTFGYISWWKQEVVREATVMVVGAGALGNEVLKNLALMGIGNLLIVDFDTIEDSNLSRSVLFRQGDNGRRKVDVAAERVKQLNPDVNVMAWHGNINFEMGLGVFRHVDAIIGCLDNREARLSINRFSWAINKPWVDGAIQELMGIVRVFWPGQGACYECTLTDLDYQIINLRYSCPLLARENILQGKVPTTPTSASIVAAFQTQEALKLLHGMEVQAGKGLLINGLTNDVYTTEYPVKEMCMSHATMEPIRELPLARAAETTVSELLQVAREQLGDGTVLELGFELVTGMRCLDCEQETPVFQRMARLFETQAVCPNCGGRREMVLTHRIGGDEDFLDRSLAALDLPPLSIIRARNGRNSVYLELSGDMETFLQFT; encoded by the coding sequence ATGACAACTCCTATCGTCATCACCGATCCCGACACCGACCGCTACCACACATTTGGCTACATAAGTTGGTGGAAGCAGGAGGTAGTACGCGAGGCCACCGTCATGGTCGTGGGCGCGGGGGCATTGGGCAACGAAGTACTCAAAAACCTGGCTCTAATGGGCATTGGCAACCTACTTATTGTGGATTTCGACACCATCGAAGACAGCAACCTGAGCCGCTCCGTCCTGTTTCGCCAGGGCGACAACGGGCGGCGCAAAGTGGACGTAGCCGCCGAGCGCGTAAAGCAGCTCAACCCGGACGTAAACGTGATGGCCTGGCATGGCAACATCAATTTCGAAATGGGGTTGGGTGTGTTCCGCCACGTGGATGCCATCATTGGTTGCCTGGACAATCGGGAAGCGCGCCTGTCCATCAATCGTTTTAGCTGGGCGATCAACAAGCCGTGGGTCGATGGCGCGATTCAAGAGTTGATGGGCATTGTGCGCGTGTTCTGGCCCGGACAGGGTGCGTGCTATGAATGCACACTCACCGACCTGGATTACCAGATCATCAATTTGCGCTACTCCTGCCCTCTGCTGGCACGGGAGAATATTCTGCAAGGCAAAGTGCCCACAACCCCCACCAGCGCCTCTATTGTGGCCGCCTTCCAGACGCAAGAAGCGTTGAAACTGCTGCACGGAATGGAAGTGCAGGCGGGTAAAGGGCTACTGATTAACGGCTTGACAAACGACGTGTACACGACTGAATATCCCGTCAAGGAAATGTGCATGAGCCACGCGACAATGGAACCGATCCGGGAACTGCCGCTCGCGCGCGCGGCGGAAACCACTGTAAGCGAGCTACTACAGGTGGCGCGGGAGCAGTTGGGCGATGGCACGGTGCTGGAACTGGGGTTTGAGTTGGTGACAGGGATGCGCTGCCTTGATTGCGAGCAGGAGACGCCCGTTTTTCAGCGCATGGCGCGGCTGTTTGAAACGCAAGCCGTCTGCCCCAACTGTGGTGGACGGCGAGAGATGGTGTTGACCCACCGTATCGGCGGGGACGAGGATTTTCTGGACCGTTCGCTGGCAGCGTTGGACTTGCCGCCACTGTCCATCATTCGTGCCCGCAATGGACGCAACAGCGTTTACCTGGAACTGTCCGGCGATATGGAGACGTTTCTTCAGTTTACCTGA
- a CDS encoding CAP domain-containing protein encodes MDDWLQLTEEDIARAHRLTRAQPPMPDVVIITPADMTPPSTPSTVPGGDETPALRAAPTAPTLRITLDDLTPAPPQAQPDPELRRLEQVMFALLNQARQMHLPGWLSTGQLTWQDELANIARGHSQDMLQRQYVAHVTPEGVTAAQRLDQGHIRYLACGENIGIVYGEASHGEQGLHEIHDAFMNQPRSLSNHRGNLLNPIWTHVGIGIAYSRDGTLVVTQNFISAPAARLRGR; translated from the coding sequence ATGGACGACTGGTTGCAACTGACCGAAGAAGACATCGCCCGCGCCCACCGGTTGACGCGGGCGCAGCCCCCCATGCCCGACGTGGTGATTATCACGCCCGCGGACATGACACCACCATCCACCCCGTCAACCGTGCCGGGTGGAGACGAGACGCCCGCGCTACGCGCTGCGCCCACCGCGCCTACATTGCGCATCACCCTGGACGACCTGACGCCCGCCCCTCCGCAAGCCCAACCAGACCCAGAGCTGCGCCGCCTGGAGCAGGTCATGTTCGCGCTGCTGAACCAGGCGCGGCAAATGCACCTCCCCGGCTGGTTAAGCACCGGCCAACTCACCTGGCAGGACGAACTGGCGAATATCGCCCGCGGTCATTCCCAGGACATGCTACAGCGACAATACGTGGCACACGTCACGCCGGAAGGCGTCACCGCCGCGCAACGGCTGGATCAGGGGCACATCCGCTACCTGGCTTGCGGCGAAAACATTGGCATCGTCTATGGCGAAGCCAGCCACGGCGAACAAGGGTTACACGAAATCCATGACGCCTTCATGAACCAGCCGCGCAGCCTCTCCAACCATCGCGGCAACCTGCTCAATCCCATCTGGACGCACGTGGGCATCGGCATTGCCTACAGCCGCGATGGCACACTGGTCGTCACGCAGAACTTCATCTCCGCGCCCGCTGCTCGCCTGCGCGGACGATAA
- a CDS encoding dynamin family protein, protein MPKKQTDKYSELASSLSTLPHISPTQVEQWVALQRAIDNTRDYLIRAVPQARHSIDEAQKILEQRTYTLVFFGGTGVGKSTLINALLGRNLLPTGAVTAVTGTIVYIEQTAANEAESLTLTYWTADEFAERVRRLCQLSELEGFDITNDEERKQARETIEGIIENTRDEAKTERDEYLEILLDCISTWEQHRDMYANGVAAPRSLPLDSENALKNLREDGFKGSSERQIRLVRSATFRIQPRSGIPDILMNGYLRIVDVPGLGAGMKLHEAITLEEMKREDAMIVMVTDAGRQRVDEMKSMSAVHWIKENRLYGLSGGDLDEAAAKIFLAVNGGNIRQAFDRLNSGLPEAELEVKEVTRYIAPNYWDRYRERGNHRPYFLIMAPPALYLQDPDHAPAEFASETERIAKVFKDQLGPVDISDPLHPDTKAALLELSEVPLLRDNLITFIQNERVRGQLREAATRIRNALHALRLYYEQQLGNRGVHPPFASSWETMQERRFENVLLRQQKALPRAFHDALLELSQRTNSDTRFRDLLRPTLSGVKRMVQDAVQREVDTLLESYGTTHWDDRDVMYDNLVWGSAGIEVPIKRILYQVELVMQDSISLFMPEIAEIMAGELQRTLEAHDILTRLQRASYEQAYTYALPDAPGEALTLDDAYRRIVQRVGVNFREVCRQATMYELVKPERSINHRLEMGEKEVTLADNDRILDLALHGPAEVRREVVAEAQSILARHATTDTAPTPAPTAIAEDEFEINILDTPPAADFTIKFPGEESAFSRADLDVDLGPSYADKLDNIGQKTRAIFQSIMDDLFSDDELLPRLRRLFWLEATKAERDFNNHLVKPMLRQHDRKLYDADLRTAMEVDLESVSDLEELMRVWEGLHKLESNLAV, encoded by the coding sequence ATGCCCAAGAAACAAACCGACAAATATAGCGAATTGGCTTCATCCCTTTCCACTTTGCCCCATATCAGTCCGACGCAGGTGGAACAGTGGGTGGCGCTACAGCGGGCCATTGACAACACCCGCGACTACCTCATTCGCGCCGTGCCCCAGGCGCGGCACAGCATCGACGAAGCGCAGAAAATTTTAGAGCAGCGCACCTACACGCTGGTCTTTTTTGGCGGCACCGGCGTGGGCAAGAGCACCCTGATCAACGCCCTGCTGGGGCGTAACTTGCTGCCCACGGGGGCGGTGACGGCGGTCACGGGCACGATTGTGTACATCGAACAGACCGCCGCCAATGAAGCGGAGTCGTTAACGCTGACCTACTGGACGGCGGACGAGTTCGCGGAGCGGGTCCGTCGTCTGTGTCAACTGAGCGAGTTGGAGGGATTCGACATCACGAACGATGAGGAGCGAAAGCAGGCGCGGGAGACAATTGAAGGCATCATCGAAAATACGCGGGATGAAGCGAAGACGGAGCGGGATGAGTATCTGGAGATTTTGCTGGACTGCATTAGCACATGGGAGCAGCACCGCGACATGTACGCCAACGGCGTGGCCGCGCCCCGTTCGCTGCCGTTGGATAGCGAAAACGCGCTGAAGAATTTGCGCGAGGATGGGTTCAAGGGGAGCAGCGAGCGACAAATTCGCCTGGTGCGCTCGGCCACGTTCCGCATTCAACCGCGCAGCGGCATTCCCGACATCCTCATGAACGGCTATTTGCGCATCGTGGATGTGCCCGGCCTGGGTGCCGGCATGAAGTTGCACGAGGCGATTACGTTGGAAGAAATGAAGCGGGAAGACGCGATGATCGTGATGGTGACGGACGCAGGACGGCAGCGCGTAGACGAAATGAAGTCCATGTCCGCTGTGCATTGGATCAAGGAGAATCGCCTTTATGGACTCAGCGGCGGCGACCTGGACGAAGCAGCGGCGAAAATCTTCCTGGCCGTGAACGGCGGCAACATCCGTCAGGCGTTTGATCGCCTCAATTCCGGTCTACCGGAAGCGGAACTGGAAGTGAAGGAAGTCACGCGCTACATTGCGCCCAACTACTGGGACCGCTACCGCGAGCGCGGCAATCACCGCCCTTACTTCCTGATCATGGCGCCGCCCGCGCTTTACTTGCAGGACCCGGACCACGCGCCGGCGGAGTTCGCCAGCGAGACAGAGCGCATCGCCAAGGTGTTTAAGGACCAGTTGGGGCCGGTGGACATCAGCGATCCGCTGCACCCGGATACAAAGGCGGCCCTGCTGGAATTGAGCGAAGTGCCGCTGCTGCGCGACAATCTGATCACGTTTATTCAGAACGAACGAGTGCGCGGGCAACTGCGCGAGGCGGCCACGCGCATTCGGAACGCACTGCACGCGCTGCGTCTGTATTACGAGCAGCAGTTGGGCAACCGGGGGGTGCATCCACCGTTTGCCAGCAGTTGGGAGACGATGCAAGAGCGGCGGTTTGAGAATGTGCTGCTGCGGCAGCAGAAGGCGCTGCCGCGGGCGTTCCACGATGCGCTGCTGGAACTGAGCCAGCGCACGAACAGCGATACGCGCTTCCGCGATTTGCTGCGCCCGACCCTGAGCGGGGTGAAGCGCATGGTGCAGGACGCGGTGCAGCGGGAGGTGGATACGCTGCTGGAGAGTTATGGCACGACGCATTGGGATGATCGGGATGTGATGTATGACAATCTGGTGTGGGGAAGTGCCGGCATTGAAGTCCCCATCAAGCGCATTCTCTACCAGGTCGAACTCGTCATGCAGGACAGCATCTCCCTCTTCATGCCGGAAATCGCCGAAATTATGGCGGGCGAACTACAGCGCACGTTGGAGGCGCACGACATCCTGACCCGTTTGCAGCGGGCCAGCTATGAGCAGGCATACACATACGCCCTGCCGGATGCGCCGGGTGAGGCACTGACCCTGGACGACGCCTACCGCCGTATTGTGCAACGTGTGGGGGTGAATTTCCGCGAAGTATGCCGGCAGGCAACCATGTACGAACTCGTCAAACCGGAACGCTCCATCAACCACCGCCTGGAAATGGGCGAGAAAGAGGTCACCCTCGCGGATAACGACCGCATCCTGGACCTGGCTCTGCACGGCCCCGCCGAAGTGCGGCGCGAAGTCGTGGCTGAGGCGCAATCTATCCTGGCGCGGCACGCGACCACGGACACCGCGCCCACGCCCGCGCCAACAGCCATCGCCGAAGATGAATTCGAGATCAACATCCTGGATACACCGCCCGCCGCCGACTTCACCATCAAGTTCCCCGGCGAGGAAAGCGCCTTCAGCCGCGCCGACCTGGATGTAGACCTCGGTCCCAGCTACGCGGACAAACTGGACAACATCGGCCAGAAAACGCGCGCGATTTTCCAATCCATCATGGATGACCTGTTCAGCGACGACGAACTGCTGCCACGGCTGCGCCGTCTCTTCTGGCTGGAAGCAACCAAAGCGGAGCGGGACTTCAATAATCATCTGGTGAAACCCATGCTGCGCCAGCATGACCGCAAATTGTACGACGCCGACCTGCGCACGGCGATGGAAGTGGACCTGGAATCCGTCTCCGACCTGGAAGAGCTGATGCGCGTCTGGGAAGGACTGCATAAGCTGGAAAGCAATCTGGCGGTTTGA
- a CDS encoding carbohydrate kinase family protein: MTPHYITGGGLRVDTLITQSGEANIGLIGGNALYAAVGAALWTDGVGVWARVGANYPLDWLARLTHWGLDHSAIIRLAGSHDHRTFYAYTPTGQRDDTHPAGHFARIGQPLPDFLRDYVHSTPGQDDPQVYEPLALRAADWPQTLTAVAAVHLSPLSICSHRDLPPFLRSQNVPQITVDPGERYMTPALADHIRHFLPHISAFLPSDQEIRSLFGDSTPLEDAARTLGEWGAPLVIIKRGADGVLLYERDPARLTTVPAFHAARDRRVVDVTGAGDAFCGGFMIGLRQTGDPLRAVHYGLVSASLVIEGYGALYALSRGPKVAHERLATITL; the protein is encoded by the coding sequence ATGACCCCCCACTATATCACGGGCGGCGGCCTCCGCGTGGACACCCTCATCACCCAATCTGGCGAAGCAAACATCGGGTTGATTGGCGGCAATGCCCTCTACGCCGCCGTCGGCGCCGCCCTATGGACGGATGGCGTCGGTGTCTGGGCGCGCGTGGGGGCTAATTACCCATTGGACTGGCTGGCACGGCTGACGCACTGGGGATTGGACCACAGCGCCATCATTCGCCTTGCCGGGTCACACGACCACCGCACCTTCTACGCCTACACCCCCACCGGCCAACGCGACGACACCCATCCCGCCGGACACTTTGCCCGTATCGGACAACCGCTGCCCGACTTCCTCCGCGACTACGTTCACTCCACGCCCGGCCAGGATGATCCGCAAGTGTATGAACCATTGGCCTTGCGCGCCGCCGACTGGCCCCAAACGCTCACCGCCGTGGCCGCCGTCCACCTCTCCCCGCTCTCCATCTGCTCGCACCGCGATCTGCCCCCCTTCCTCCGCAGTCAAAATGTACCTCAGATCACCGTTGATCCCGGCGAACGATACATGACGCCCGCGCTGGCGGACCACATCCGCCACTTCTTACCACATATCTCCGCCTTTTTGCCCAGCGACCAGGAGATACGCTCCCTCTTTGGCGATAGCACTCCCCTGGAGGACGCCGCCCGAACACTTGGCGAGTGGGGCGCGCCCCTCGTCATCATCAAGCGAGGCGCGGATGGCGTACTCCTCTACGAGCGCGACCCGGCGCGGCTGACGACCGTGCCCGCCTTCCACGCGGCGCGCGACCGGCGCGTCGTCGATGTCACCGGCGCCGGAGACGCCTTTTGCGGCGGCTTCATGATAGGCTTGCGGCAAACAGGCGATCCCCTACGCGCCGTCCACTACGGCCTCGTCTCCGCCTCCCTCGTCATCGAAGGATACGGCGCACTCTACGCCCTCAGCCGTGGACCAAAGGTCGCCCACGAACGCCTCGCCACCATCACGCTATAA
- a CDS encoding ArsA family ATPase, whose translation MRIILYLGKGGVGKTTVAAATALRSAELGYKTLVASTDIAHSLADSLDLPLGDKPIQVTDNLWAQEISVVADIYNYWDVLQGFVAKTVQGAGLNRVVADELSAFPGMDEIVSLLHIDKQAREKNFDRVIIDAAPTGETIRLLTMPDTFRWYVGHLSKFEQGVIRTLKPIAGRLLRGPAELMESVRRLDEATGELRKTLSNPAISSYRVVVQPEKMVVREAERAVSYLGLFGYPVDSVVVNRVLPPTDDAGEFYRKQREIQARYLDLIKANFAPLPLWYAPYYAEEVVGLQMLSRLAYDCFQGQDPAQIFYQGQLQEILEHEDGSCTLRLPLPFVTGSDVKLRKRGDELFITVGNFKREMILPVVLARRKATGGQLVGGTLEIGFAPPEVVEETSVG comes from the coding sequence ATGCGGATCATACTGTATTTGGGCAAAGGGGGCGTGGGCAAGACAACGGTGGCGGCGGCCACCGCGTTGCGCAGCGCCGAATTGGGCTACAAAACCCTGGTGGCCAGCACGGACATCGCCCACAGTCTGGCGGACTCGCTGGACCTGCCCCTGGGCGACAAACCCATCCAGGTGACGGACAATCTGTGGGCGCAAGAAATCAGCGTCGTCGCCGACATCTACAACTATTGGGACGTGCTACAAGGATTTGTGGCTAAAACAGTGCAGGGGGCGGGCCTGAACCGCGTCGTTGCCGACGAACTCTCCGCCTTCCCCGGCATGGATGAGATCGTCAGCCTGCTGCACATTGATAAACAGGCGCGGGAGAAGAACTTCGACCGCGTGATCATTGACGCCGCGCCCACGGGGGAGACGATTCGCCTGCTGACCATGCCGGATACGTTCCGCTGGTACGTGGGGCATTTGTCCAAATTTGAGCAGGGCGTCATCCGTACCCTGAAGCCGATCGCGGGTCGCCTGTTGCGCGGTCCCGCGGAACTGATGGAATCGGTGCGGCGGCTGGACGAGGCCACGGGCGAACTGCGCAAAACGTTAAGCAACCCGGCCATCAGCAGCTACCGCGTCGTGGTGCAGCCGGAAAAGATGGTCGTGCGCGAAGCAGAGCGCGCCGTCAGCTACCTGGGGCTGTTCGGCTATCCCGTGGACAGCGTCGTCGTCAACCGGGTGCTGCCGCCAACGGACGACGCGGGCGAGTTTTACCGCAAGCAGCGGGAGATTCAGGCGCGCTATCTGGACTTGATTAAGGCCAATTTCGCGCCGTTGCCGCTATGGTACGCGCCGTATTACGCGGAAGAAGTGGTCGGGCTGCAGATGCTCAGCCGCCTGGCGTACGACTGCTTCCAGGGGCAAGACCCGGCGCAGATTTTCTACCAGGGACAACTGCAGGAAATCCTGGAGCATGAGGATGGCTCCTGTACGCTGCGCCTGCCGTTGCCTTTTGTCACGGGGAGCGACGTTAAGCTGCGCAAACGGGGAGATGAGTTGTTTATCACCGTGGGCAACTTCAAGCGGGAGATGATCCTGCCCGTGGTGCTGGCGCGGCGCAAGGCAACCGGTGGGCAGCTTGTTGGTGGTACGCTGGAGATCGGCTTCGCGCCGCCGGAGGTGGTTGAAGAAACGTCCGTTGGCTGA
- a CDS encoding NACHT domain-containing protein produces MPTLMLLILTLAVQPLLPAPWNNALIVFGIVFAAVLAGLSGVLDTLVLAGKLSGEGEAPGVVESVVATGTGAQAIQNTGSLIMGEVNVNLLTQEAAAVFLDGISGFAATDMHQATEQYLRTLANRYQYLEFKGMGVVDRVPLRLPLLQMYVPLRARIELPEGETWARDLRLAGRLASEEEQEAIGRRVSEPQPVLALLLQHPGLIILGDPGAGKTTFLKYLALCLALGQDVGLGQRLPVLLPLSAYANQLTRRDLALVDFIAAYYQGLVGRDLPLERLLRAALGEGRALLLLDGLDEVKDPGQRRRVVERVAQFFSYWQQQGINLSLPVALLATARCAPPSRG; encoded by the coding sequence GTGCCTACATTGATGCTGCTGATCTTGACCCTGGCCGTGCAACCGTTGCTGCCCGCGCCCTGGAATAATGCGCTGATTGTCTTCGGCATTGTGTTTGCGGCGGTGTTGGCGGGACTTTCAGGCGTGCTGGATACGCTTGTCCTGGCCGGCAAGTTGAGCGGTGAAGGAGAAGCGCCGGGGGTCGTCGAATCCGTTGTAGCCACGGGAACTGGGGCTCAAGCGATCCAGAACACCGGCAGTCTGATCATGGGCGAAGTCAATGTCAATCTCCTCACGCAAGAGGCGGCAGCCGTGTTCCTGGACGGTATCAGCGGATTTGCGGCGACCGACATGCACCAGGCGACGGAACAGTATTTGCGGACTTTGGCAAATCGGTATCAATACCTGGAGTTCAAAGGTATGGGCGTTGTGGATCGCGTACCGCTGCGCTTGCCGCTGTTGCAAATGTACGTGCCCTTGCGGGCACGGATTGAGCTGCCTGAAGGGGAAACGTGGGCGCGAGACCTACGCCTGGCGGGGCGACTGGCCAGCGAGGAAGAGCAGGAAGCGATTGGCCGCCGCGTGAGTGAACCGCAGCCGGTATTGGCGCTGCTGCTGCAGCATCCGGGTCTTATTATTCTGGGGGACCCTGGCGCGGGCAAGACGACGTTCCTCAAATACTTGGCGCTCTGCCTGGCTTTGGGGCAAGATGTGGGGTTGGGTCAGCGATTGCCTGTACTGTTGCCGCTGTCCGCCTACGCCAACCAGTTGACGCGGCGGGACCTGGCCCTGGTGGATTTCATTGCCGCCTATTATCAGGGACTTGTCGGGCGCGATTTGCCGCTGGAACGGTTGTTAAGGGCGGCGCTGGGCGAAGGGCGCGCGTTGTTGCTGCTGGATGGGCTGGACGAGGTGAAGGACCCGGGCCAGCGGCGGCGCGTGGTGGAGCGGGTGGCACAGTTTTTCAGCTATTGGCAGCAGCAGGGAATAAATTTATCCTTACCAGTCGCATTGTTGGCTACCGCGAGGTGCGCCCCACCGTCGCGGGGGTGA
- a CDS encoding SUMF1/EgtB/PvdO family nonheme iron enzyme, giving the protein MKRCFFCRWLTELWRERLPAGCVVTLPSEVEWEKGARGGLLIPAPGAAHIRAAADADFAPAPGAPALEENPLPRRRYPWGDDFDAGKANTEEGGVGETNAVGAFPRGETPYGCLEMSGNVWEWTRAIGRCTRTS; this is encoded by the coding sequence ATGAAGCGTTGTTTTTTTTGCCGTTGGTTGACGGAATTGTGGCGGGAGCGGCTGCCTGCAGGCTGCGTTGTAACGCTGCCCTCGGAGGTAGAGTGGGAGAAGGGGGCGCGCGGCGGGTTGCTCATTCCCGCGCCCGGTGCGGCGCACATACGCGCCGCGGCCGACGCCGATTTCGCCCCCGCGCCCGGCGCGCCTGCTTTGGAGGAAAACCCGCTGCCGCGCCGCCGCTATCCCTGGGGCGACGACTTCGACGCGGGCAAGGCCAATACAGAGGAAGGCGGCGTCGGCGAGACCAACGCCGTGGGCGCGTTCCCGCGCGGCGAGACCCCTTATGGCTGTCTGGAGATGAGCGGCAACGTGTGGGAGTGGACGCGCGCCATTGGCAGGTGTACTCGTACCAGTTGA